The following DNA comes from Streptomyces sp. Ag109_O5-10.
GCATGGGGTCCTCGCTGCGGGTGGGGCTGGCGTCGCTCGCCGGGACGGGGGCGCGGGCCGCCCTGGTGTCCCTGGTGGACCAGCCCGGGATCGGGGGCGCGGCCGTGACGCGGGTGCTCGACGGGTACCGGGACGGGAACTCGCTGGTGTCGGCCGCGTACGACGGGATGCGCGGCCATCCCGTCCTGTTCGGCTCGGCCCACTGGGCGGGGATCGCCGCGAGCGCGACCGGGGACCGGGGCGCCCGCGCCTACCTCGGAGCCCACGAGGAGGCGATCACGCTCGTCGAGTGCGGGGACGTGGCCGAGCCGTACGACATCGACACGGAGGCGGACCTGGGCCACCTTGAGTGAAGGGGATGGCACCGAGCGCCACCTTTGCTCGACCCGGAGAATCTCGACGTCAACAAACCATTGAACTTCCACGATGAGGAAACTAGTATCCACCGATCAGAAGCTCCGGTCCCCTGATCGGGTGCGCTTCGCTCTACCCGGAACGCCTGGCACCCGGTGCCACCGCTGAAGGAAGTGACAGCTCATGTCCGCACCAGCGCCGTCTCCGCCGGCCATCGTCGACGCCGAGCCCCTGCCCCGGCAGGAGGAGGTCCTCACCGACGCGGCGCTCGCCTTCGTGGCCGAGCTGCACCGGCGGTTCTCGCCGCGCCGTGCCGAACTCCTCGCCCGCCGCGCCGAGCGCCGCGCCGAGATCGCCCGTACCTCGACCCTGGACTTCCTCCCGGAGACCGCCGCCGTCCGCGCGGACGACTCCTGGCGGGTGGCCCCCTCCCCCGCGGCGCTGAACGACCGCCGGGTCGAGATCACCGGTCCCACCGACCGCAAGATGACCATCAACGCCCTCAACTCGGGCGCCCGGATCTGGCTCGCCGACTTCGAGGACGCCTCCGCCCCGACCTGGGAGAACGTCGTCCTGGGCCAGCTGAACCTGATCGACGCCTACAGCCGGAACATCGACTTCACGGACCCGGCGAGCGGCAAGTCGTACGCCCTGCGCCCGGACGAGGAGCTGGCGACGGTCGTCATGCGGCCGCGCGGCTGGCACCTGAACGAGCGGCACGTCGAGGTGGACGGCGAGCAGGTGCCCGGCGCCTTCGTCGACTTCGGCCTCTACTTCTTCCACAATGCCCAGCGGCTGCTCGACCTCGGCAAGGGACCGTACTTCTACCTCCCGAAAACCGAGTCGCACCTCGAAGCCCGGCTCTGGAACGACGTGTTCGTCTTCGCCCAGGACTACGTCGGCATCCCGCAGGGCACCGTCCGCGCCACCGTGCTGATCGAGACGATCACGGCCGCGTACGAGATGGAGGAGATCCTCTACGAACTGCGCGACCACGCCTCGGGGTTGAACGCCGGCCGCTGGGACTACCTGTTCTCCATCGTGAAGAACTTCCGTGACGGCGGGCCCCGGTTCGTCCTCCCGGACCGCAACGCGGTCACCATGACGGCTCCGTTCATGCGGGCCTACACCGAACTCCTCGTCCGCACCTGCCACAAGCGCGGCGCGCACGCGATCGGCGGCATGGCGGCCTTCATCCCGTCCCGTCGCGACCCCGAGGTCAACAAGGTCGCCTTCGAGAAGGTCCGCGCCGACAAGGACCGTGAGGCGAACGACGGTTTCGACGGCTCCTGGGTCGCCCACCCCGACCTGGTCCCGATCGCCATGGAGTCCTTCGACCGGGTGCTCGGCGACAGGCCCAACCAGAAGGACCGGCTGCGCGAGGACGTCCACGTCGAGGCCGCCGACCTGATCGCGGTCGACTCGCTGGAGGCGAAGCCGACCTACGCCGGTCTGGTCAACGCCGTCCAGGTGGGCATCCGTTACATCGAGGCGTGGCTGCGCGGGCTCGGCGCGGTGGCCATCTTCAACCTCATGGAGGACGCGGCCACCGCGGAGATCTCGCGCTCGCAGATCTGGCAGTGGATCAACGCGGGTGTCGAGTTCGAGAACGGCGAGAAGGCCACGCCGGAGCTGGCCCGCAAGATCGCCGCCGAGGAACTCGACGCCGTCCGCGCGGAGATCGGCGACGAGGCCTTCGCGGCCGGCCACTGGCAGCAGGCCCACGACCTGCTGCTCACCGTCGCCCTCGACGAGAACTACGCGGACTTCCTGACCCTGCCCGCGTACCAGCAGCTGCGCGGCTGAGCTACTCCGGCGCCGGCTTGTCCGAGTGGCCCAGGGACTTCCCCGGGGCCACTCGGTCGCGTACGGCCTGCTTCACGGCCGTGGGCTCGGGGAACCCCTGTTCGCGCCGGTCCCAGACCACCTCGTCACCGACCCGTACGACGAAGACGCCGCCCTTGCCCGGCTTCAGCGCCAGCTCCGTCAGCTCGGTCTCGAAGGTGGTCAGCAGCTCCTGCGCCAGCCAGGCCGCCCGCGGCAGCCAGCGGCACTGGGTGCAGTACTCGATCTCGACCCGTCGGCTGTCATTCATCCGAGGTGCACCGACCAATCCTGTTGGGCCGCCGGCTTGCCGTGCAGGTCGGGGACCTGTTGCAGCCAGGCCGGGCGGCCCCGCCGGGTTCTGGCCGCGCGCGCGGCCTCCTCGGCCGCGAGCTGGTCACGGCCCGGGAAATCGGTGGGGAGCCACTCGGCGGAGGCCCGCACGCGGGCCAGCAGGTAGCCGATGTAAGCCTCGCGCATCTCCTCGGGCGTCCCGAAGCCGGTGAGCCAGGCGTCCGGGACCTCGGCGAGGACGTCCCGGAGCAGCTGCTCGGTCACCCTGGGCGCGAGTTCGGCGTCGGCGGCCCGGGTGTCGGGGCCGTACCGCCCGAGGGCGTGGTGCCGGAAGTCGTACGGCTTCCCGGGGGCCGAGGTGTCCCAGCGGTGGTGGAAGACGAGCGCGGCACCGTGGTCGATGAGCCACAGGCGCGGGGGTGCGATGCCGAGGGTCGGCCAGACCATGAGGTTGGAGCTGTGCACCGTACGGTCCACGTTGACGGTGAGGGCGTCCAGCCAGACGACGCGGCCGGCCTCCAGTGGGTCCACCGGGAAGACCTCGGCGACCTCGGGGGTGAAGTCCTCCGCGCCGGGCAGGAAGTCCATCCCGAGGTTCACCCCGCCACTGGCCGCGTGCAGGTCGCGCACCTCCTGGTGCGGCTCGTCCCCGGCGATCACCGGGTCGAAGTGCACCAGGACCAGCTCAGGGAACCGCAGCCCGAGCGCCCGCGCCAGCTCCCCCACGATCACCTCGGCGACCAGCGCCTTGCGCCCCTGCGCGGACCCGGTGAACTTCACGACGTACGTCCCCAGGTCGTCGGCCTCGACGATGCCGGGCACGGAGCCGCCGGTGTGCAGGGGCGCGACATAGCGGGTTGCGGTGACCTCTCTCAGCATTCTGACGGGCCACCCACTTCATTGACCTTGCAATCCATGGCCTGCCCCGGAGGCGCGCAGCGGTGAGAACTGCCCCCCGTCAGTCCCCGCAGAATCTGGAGAGTGTCGACCGGCATGCAGACCTCCTCGCCTCTCCAGCAGTCCGTCCACGGCCTTCCGCCCCTTGGCGCCGGCCTCCGGTATGAAGTGAACATAGTAACCGAGGGTGATCGCCACCGTGCACTCTCACGACTGACTTTCAGGCCCCCAGCACATTCGATGCACAGGTGTTCCGTAGCGCCGTGTCAGCGGTGCCGGCGGGAGAAGTCGGCCCCGCCGACACGGCGGGAGTTCGCAGCGGCGGTCACCCTCGCGGGCGACGATGAGCGGGGTGCCTCACTCGGAAATATCTTGGCTCAGCCACCGAAAGACCCACTCTTGTACGTCACCACTCGGCCTTCACGAAATGGGTGACCGTACGACTAAAGCGGAAAATCACATTTCCATGGAACATCCAGCTCTTCGGGGTCGGCACCCGCCCGGATGACCGACTCGTCAACATCGTCGATCGACGAGACGACCTCGTCATGGACGATCGACATGTTCCCGTCATAGATGTCATTGCCGTCGGCCAACAGGTCACGAAGAACTTCGAATGCACGAACTCTGAATTCTCCGGATCGAAGCGGTATAACCCAGATCCACGACTCGCTCTCTGCGGAGCTGGGCGCCCTGCGAGCAGCGATCTCCGATTTGGACATGAGAAGCCGGTTCATCGCCTGAATCTGCATGTCAGGGCTCCCAGAAGATTCGAACGATCGGACCGTCGAAGGTATGGACTTGAAGATGCGGAAGATCCCCGTCACGGTTTCCTTCACCGTGCCCAAGGACTCGGCCGTCCTCCCCGAGCTGGTCATCCCAGTGATACGTGCCGCGCTTGGTTCCGAAGTACTGCTTTGTTCCGACGCCGTCCATTCCGGATGCGTTCCTGTACCCTTCCCCTTGATACGTCCGAAAGAAGAGTTCTTCCGCTTCAGCACGACTCTTTACCGTGACGCTCGTCGCGCCATCAGCCAGAGATTTGAACGCTCTGGAAACGCTTCCGCTCGACCACGGAATACAACCACCGGAGTTGTGAACCAGAACCGGTATGTTCCCCGCCAGCACATAGTACGTGTGGAGTTGCTGGACGCTGAGGTTGTACATGTCCGCGGCACCGGGGCGGGCAATGACGGCGTCGATGCGTACGTGGTGGTCGGTGACGGTGTTGAGGACGTGACCGGTCTTGAGTTTGCCGGCGGGGATCCAGGTATGGAGAGTGTCGTCCCAGAAGGGGTGACGGGACGTGGTGTGGAGCGTCGCTTCGTGACCGTCTGCCCCGCGGATCGTCACATCGACAAGGTCGTCGTCGTGGTGAACCAGGCGGGCTGTGACCTTGCGCGAGCCGCGGTGCTTACCGGTGACAGGGTCGGCGCTCTCCACCCGGTCACCGGGTTTGATGCTGCCGATGGCTTTTGCCTTCCGGCCCGCCATCAGGACCGGTGTCTGCGGATCGAAGCTGCAGAGGGGCACACCCTCCTCAGCAGCCTCCTCCGCCAAGCCCCCCTTGGCGAACATTCCCTCAGCCAGATCACCGAGGGACTGGCACAGACTCACAGCCTCGCAAGGGTTGCTCGGCACATCCTTGATGTCGGCCCAGGTGTGGTAGTACTGCTGGAATCCCTGGCACGAACTGGTCCACAGAAGATCTTCACCGGTGCACCGTTCCCGGAAGTACAGTTCGACGTTTCTCGCCGGGGAAAGGTCAGAACGGTACGTCCCGTAGTTCACCATCATCTTGATGGTGGGTACCGGATGCGCGCTGTTGAAGCTCTTCATGAGCTTCATCGGCGGCAGTGTGCCTTCGTCTCCGGGTGCGTCGTAGCTGGTTCCGTCGTAGTCGGGCGACTGGGGATCGTTGTGCGACTTGTAGG
Coding sequences within:
- a CDS encoding NTP transferase domain-containing protein, with protein sequence MTDTHDQIAGLLLAAGGGRRLGGRPKALLTHRGRPLVEHAVGVLRAGGCGPVHVVLGARADEVRERAELGGCVVVENPDWAEGMGSSLRVGLASLAGTGARAALVSLVDQPGIGGAAVTRVLDGYRDGNSLVSAAYDGMRGHPVLFGSAHWAGIAASATGDRGARAYLGAHEEAITLVECGDVAEPYDIDTEADLGHLE
- the aceB gene encoding malate synthase A — protein: MSAPAPSPPAIVDAEPLPRQEEVLTDAALAFVAELHRRFSPRRAELLARRAERRAEIARTSTLDFLPETAAVRADDSWRVAPSPAALNDRRVEITGPTDRKMTINALNSGARIWLADFEDASAPTWENVVLGQLNLIDAYSRNIDFTDPASGKSYALRPDEELATVVMRPRGWHLNERHVEVDGEQVPGAFVDFGLYFFHNAQRLLDLGKGPYFYLPKTESHLEARLWNDVFVFAQDYVGIPQGTVRATVLIETITAAYEMEEILYELRDHASGLNAGRWDYLFSIVKNFRDGGPRFVLPDRNAVTMTAPFMRAYTELLVRTCHKRGAHAIGGMAAFIPSRRDPEVNKVAFEKVRADKDREANDGFDGSWVAHPDLVPIAMESFDRVLGDRPNQKDRLREDVHVEAADLIAVDSLEAKPTYAGLVNAVQVGIRYIEAWLRGLGAVAIFNLMEDAATAEISRSQIWQWINAGVEFENGEKATPELARKIAAEELDAVRAEIGDEAFAAGHWQQAHDLLLTVALDENYADFLTLPAYQQLRG
- a CDS encoding SelT/SelW/SelH family protein, with protein sequence MNDSRRVEIEYCTQCRWLPRAAWLAQELLTTFETELTELALKPGKGGVFVVRVGDEVVWDRREQGFPEPTAVKQAVRDRVAPGKSLGHSDKPAPE
- a CDS encoding HipA family kinase, whose amino-acid sequence is MLREVTATRYVAPLHTGGSVPGIVEADDLGTYVVKFTGSAQGRKALVAEVIVGELARALGLRFPELVLVHFDPVIAGDEPHQEVRDLHAASGGVNLGMDFLPGAEDFTPEVAEVFPVDPLEAGRVVWLDALTVNVDRTVHSSNLMVWPTLGIAPPRLWLIDHGAALVFHHRWDTSAPGKPYDFRHHALGRYGPDTRAADAELAPRVTEQLLRDVLAEVPDAWLTGFGTPEEMREAYIGYLLARVRASAEWLPTDFPGRDQLAAEEAARAARTRRGRPAWLQQVPDLHGKPAAQQDWSVHLG